Proteins encoded in a region of the Enterococcus gilvus ATCC BAA-350 genome:
- a CDS encoding GRP family sugar transporter, producing the protein MSILIALVPMIAWGSIALVSGKLGGDANQQTLGMTMGAFVFALVTFFIVQPAMSSWILLIGFLSGLFWSVGQNGQFHGMKFMGVSVGLPISTGFQLILNTVAGAVFFHEWTKTRDYVLGFIALALLVLGAYLTARKDDESGVETDNSMLNFGKGFRALLFSTFGYGVYTIIITWAGLNPLAIILPQSVGMLVGASFFAFRKAKVDRYVWRNMASGLLWGIGNVCMLVSVQNIGLAIGFSLSQMGIIISTLGGIFLLGERKTKKEMYYVITGCLLIIVGGIVLGYMKA; encoded by the coding sequence ATGAGTATTTTAATAGCCCTAGTGCCAATGATAGCATGGGGAAGCATTGCTTTGGTGAGCGGAAAGTTAGGCGGGGATGCCAATCAGCAAACCTTAGGGATGACGATGGGTGCTTTTGTTTTCGCATTGGTAACCTTTTTTATCGTTCAACCAGCAATGAGCAGTTGGATTCTGTTGATCGGTTTCTTGTCAGGTCTTTTTTGGTCGGTTGGTCAAAACGGTCAGTTTCATGGGATGAAATTCATGGGTGTATCTGTAGGGTTGCCCATTTCGACCGGCTTTCAATTGATTTTGAATACCGTCGCCGGTGCCGTCTTCTTTCATGAATGGACGAAAACAAGAGATTATGTTTTAGGATTTATCGCTTTGGCCCTCCTTGTTCTAGGTGCGTATTTAACGGCACGAAAAGATGACGAGAGCGGAGTCGAGACAGATAATAGTATGTTGAACTTCGGTAAAGGCTTTCGGGCGCTGCTATTTTCAACTTTTGGATATGGTGTCTATACGATCATCATCACGTGGGCAGGACTGAATCCTTTGGCGATCATTTTACCTCAAAGTGTCGGAATGTTAGTCGGCGCCAGCTTCTTTGCATTTCGCAAAGCAAAGGTGGATCGCTACGTTTGGCGCAATATGGCGTCAGGTCTTTTATGGGGAATCGGAAATGTCTGCATGTTAGTGAGCGTTCAAAATATTGGTTTAGCCATTGGCTTCTCTTTATCGCAAATGGGAATCATCATTTCTACGCTAGGCGGGATCTTCCTTCTGGGCGAACGTAAAACTAAAAAAGAGATGTATTATGTGATTACGGGCTGCCTGCTGATTATTGTCGGCGGTATCGTACTAGGCTATATGAAAGCATAA
- a CDS encoding 5'-methylthioadenosine/adenosylhomocysteine nucleosidase: MKIGIIGAMEPEVKALRESLDYPLSWEQSGALFLSGGLGNHEVIVVQSGIGKVLASITTSVLIQQYKVNMVINTGTAGGIGGGLAIGDLVIADRVAYFDVDATTFGYKIGQVPGMPLYFESSTYLKSEMLEASKKLEQAAHVGLIVSGDTFVSSPSKIYEIKAAFPDALAVEMEGAAIGHTAAQFGIPFLIVRAISDTADSEATETHEEFVNRTGTLSAQLVMEFVNHLK, encoded by the coding sequence ATGAAAATCGGTATTATCGGTGCAATGGAGCCAGAAGTAAAAGCGTTAAGAGAGAGCTTGGATTACCCGTTATCTTGGGAACAATCAGGCGCGTTGTTTCTCTCAGGAGGTTTAGGGAATCATGAGGTGATCGTTGTTCAATCAGGTATTGGGAAAGTGTTGGCATCCATCACAACATCTGTTTTGATCCAGCAATACAAAGTCAATATGGTCATCAATACTGGTACAGCCGGCGGAATCGGCGGCGGTCTTGCTATCGGCGATCTAGTGATTGCTGACAGAGTTGCGTATTTTGATGTAGACGCTACGACCTTTGGCTATAAGATCGGACAAGTCCCAGGCATGCCGCTTTATTTTGAAAGCTCCACGTATCTAAAAAGTGAGATGCTGGAAGCAAGCAAAAAACTAGAGCAGGCAGCACATGTGGGACTGATTGTTTCAGGTGACACCTTTGTCAGCAGCCCATCAAAAATTTATGAAATCAAAGCCGCATTTCCAGATGCACTGGCTGTCGAAATGGAAGGGGCAGCGATTGGGCACACAGCCGCACAATTTGGCATTCCGTTCTTGATCGTGCGTGCGATCAGTGATACAGCGGACAGTGAAGCGACGGAGACTCATGAAGAATTCGTGAATCGCACAGGCACACTTTCTGCACAATTGGTCATGGAATTCGTGAACCATTTAAAATAA
- a CDS encoding cysteine hydrolase family protein has product MRALLSIDYTNDFVATDGKLTTGEAGQAIEQALVDRTKDYFQQGDFIVFAIDGHDPNDHYHPENSLFPPHNVIGTSGRDLYGSLAAFYQANQAEKNIYWINKRHYSAFSGTDLDIRLRERGITELCLTGVCTDICVLHTAVDAYNLGYQLVIPENAVASFDATGHAWALNHFKHTLGATLI; this is encoded by the coding sequence ATGCGTGCATTACTTTCGATTGATTACACCAATGATTTTGTCGCAACCGATGGAAAATTAACGACAGGCGAAGCAGGTCAAGCGATTGAACAAGCTTTAGTTGACCGAACAAAAGACTATTTTCAACAAGGAGATTTCATCGTTTTTGCGATCGATGGGCATGACCCAAACGATCACTACCATCCTGAAAACAGCTTGTTTCCCCCTCACAATGTGATTGGAACGAGCGGGCGTGATCTATACGGTTCGTTAGCCGCATTTTATCAAGCCAATCAAGCAGAAAAAAATATTTACTGGATCAATAAACGCCATTATTCTGCCTTTAGCGGAACGGACTTAGACATTCGTCTGCGGGAGCGCGGCATTACAGAGCTTTGTTTAACCGGTGTTTGTACAGATATTTGTGTGCTGCACACTGCTGTGGATGCTTATAATCTGGGGTATCAGCTCGTAATACCAGAGAATGCCGTTGCCAGCTTTGATGCGACTGGTCATGCTTGGGCATTGAACCATTTTAAACATACACTAGGGGCAACACTTATCTAG
- a CDS encoding NUDIX hydrolase, which produces MLEYKDFEEKTIERKELFKGKIIDVYLDDVYLPMGGTAKRELVFHHGGVGIIPITKENKMIMVKQFRKPLEKVVLEIPAGKIDPGEGQHPEKTAVRELEEETGYRTENLMYINEMYLSPGFSNEKLYIYTATDLVKVENPKPQDEDEVLELYELTMEEAKQAIHDGLICDAKTIFAVNYWELMHYRKEDHA; this is translated from the coding sequence ATGCTAGAGTACAAAGACTTCGAAGAAAAGACGATTGAACGTAAAGAATTGTTTAAGGGGAAAATTATTGACGTCTATTTAGATGATGTTTACTTGCCAATGGGAGGAACAGCAAAACGTGAATTGGTTTTTCACCATGGTGGTGTGGGAATCATCCCGATCACAAAAGAGAATAAAATGATCATGGTCAAGCAATTTCGCAAACCGTTAGAAAAAGTAGTTTTAGAGATTCCAGCAGGAAAAATCGATCCTGGCGAAGGGCAGCATCCTGAAAAAACAGCGGTACGTGAGCTAGAAGAAGAGACCGGTTATCGCACTGAGAACTTGATGTACATAAATGAAATGTATTTATCTCCGGGATTTTCGAATGAGAAGCTATATATTTACACGGCAACCGATCTAGTAAAAGTCGAAAATCCGAAGCCACAAGACGAAGATGAAGTCTTAGAACTGTATGAGCTAACGATGGAAGAAGCGAAGCAAGCCATTCACGACGGATTAATTTGTGACGCAAAAACAATCTTTGCAGTCAATTATTGGGAATTGATGCACTATAGAAAGGAAGATCACGCATGA
- the crcB gene encoding fluoride efflux transporter CrcB → MLDYLVIALFAFAGGTARYWLGVWIPSVGGFPLGTLVINLIGCFIFSWVVKHILSDIDVSARLVLGVGVGFCGALTTFSSFALDTMKLVQSGEIGLAFLYLLLSFIGGLAMTVLGEAIYHRRVGEE, encoded by the coding sequence ATGTTGGATTATTTAGTCATTGCGCTGTTTGCTTTTGCGGGAGGAACAGCGCGGTATTGGTTAGGCGTGTGGATTCCTTCAGTGGGCGGATTTCCACTTGGAACACTTGTTATAAATTTGATCGGCTGTTTTATTTTTAGCTGGGTCGTCAAGCATATTTTGAGTGATATTGACGTATCCGCTCGTTTGGTCTTAGGGGTCGGTGTTGGTTTCTGCGGGGCACTAACGACCTTCTCGTCTTTTGCCTTGGATACGATGAAACTGGTTCAGTCTGGAGAAATTGGTTTGGCATTTCTTTATTTGCTGCTGTCATTTATCGGCGGGTTGGCGATGACCGTGCTCGGTGAAGCCATCTACCACAGAAGGGTGGGAGAAGAATGA
- a CDS encoding iron-sulfur cluster biosynthesis family protein yields MKITVDEAAKEKISAHLGAGKLLLLTFEDGVGAYSQHAMIHMQTQFSINIISSEMERTDYDEKIPSEIGDFWIKGYSKEDLQEEIRIKFNPRLSTFSLSGEGGMIDDNMGFIDFTKN; encoded by the coding sequence ATGAAAATCACCGTGGATGAAGCAGCAAAAGAAAAAATCTCTGCACACTTAGGCGCAGGGAAACTTTTATTATTAACCTTTGAAGATGGGGTAGGCGCCTACTCGCAGCATGCGATGATCCATATGCAGACACAGTTTTCCATCAATATTATTTCATCAGAAATGGAAAGAACCGATTATGACGAAAAGATTCCTTCAGAGATCGGCGATTTTTGGATCAAAGGATATTCAAAAGAAGATTTACAAGAAGAAATTCGGATCAAATTCAATCCACGCTTGAGTACATTTAGTTTGTCAGGTGAAGGCGGCATGATCGACGATAATATGGGGTTCATCGATTTTACCAAAAATTAA
- the macP gene encoding cell wall synthase accessory phosphoprotein MacP has product MSQSPLVTRSELRKRKEEQERLAEEQRKDAERMYEKREKEISSVYRKELKKNKPVTKSRSSERVKQKERSSFLNKAIIVVLLLLIVVMLAVFFI; this is encoded by the coding sequence ATGAGCCAATCTCCTCTGGTGACGCGCAGCGAATTGAGAAAGCGAAAAGAAGAGCAGGAACGTTTGGCAGAGGAACAACGGAAAGACGCTGAACGAATGTATGAAAAAAGAGAAAAAGAAATCAGCTCTGTTTATCGAAAAGAACTGAAGAAAAACAAGCCAGTCACAAAATCTCGCAGCAGCGAACGAGTGAAGCAAAAAGAACGCAGCAGTTTTTTAAATAAAGCGATAATTGTGGTCTTATTACTTTTAATCGTCGTCATGTTAGCAGTATTCTTTATTTGA
- a CDS encoding phosphoglucomutase/phosphomannomutase, whose protein sequence is MELSKLQNGSDIRGIAITAEGKEKNLGVEEVREIAKGILNWLADKGVKRPFKIGIGHDSRLTGPELKQAMAAVFEAAGCTVLDFGLATTPALFMATQFDEFACDAGIMLTASHLPFYFNGIKIFSQSGGAEKSDIAYILTHTTASEEAAGSTKQADLLSRYAADLVEKIQQGSGAEQPLKGLKIVVDAGNGAGGYFAEKVLAVLGADIEGSQFLEPDGNFPNHIPNPDNKEAMASIKQAVLENQADLGVIFDTDVDRSAIVSKDGQMINRNNLIAVLSAIVLQEHPGSTIVTNSPTSDHLKHFIEEKGGKQYRYISGYRNVINKAIELNEEGIDCQLAIETSSHAAFKENYFLDDGAYVIAKVLMLLPKLQKENRELTDLMAELEQPVETLEIRYTITGEDHKKTGQKMIERFRAELPKQEGFSENSENQEGVRFSVTTPYGKGWMLLRLSLHEPLLVMQVENDQADQIQKQLPLFRELLAQEPQIDLTKLDQQLNK, encoded by the coding sequence ATGGAGTTATCGAAATTGCAAAATGGTTCGGACATTCGTGGAATCGCTATCACTGCTGAGGGGAAAGAAAAAAACTTAGGTGTTGAAGAAGTACGTGAAATTGCGAAGGGGATTCTTAATTGGTTAGCAGATAAAGGTGTTAAGCGTCCATTCAAGATTGGAATCGGACATGACAGTCGTTTGACGGGGCCAGAGTTGAAGCAAGCCATGGCGGCAGTATTTGAAGCAGCAGGCTGCACGGTGTTAGATTTCGGACTGGCGACGACACCGGCCTTATTTATGGCGACACAATTTGATGAGTTCGCCTGTGATGCTGGAATTATGCTGACAGCCAGTCATTTGCCGTTTTATTTTAATGGCATCAAAATTTTCAGTCAATCTGGGGGCGCGGAAAAAAGTGATATCGCCTACATTTTGACACATACTACTGCAAGCGAAGAAGCTGCTGGAAGTACAAAGCAAGCCGATTTATTGTCTCGATATGCCGCGGATCTTGTTGAAAAAATCCAGCAAGGAAGCGGGGCTGAGCAGCCTTTAAAGGGTCTGAAAATCGTTGTTGATGCGGGCAATGGCGCGGGCGGCTATTTTGCAGAGAAGGTATTGGCCGTTTTAGGTGCGGACATTGAAGGTTCTCAGTTTTTGGAGCCTGACGGTAATTTTCCCAATCATATTCCCAATCCCGATAACAAAGAAGCGATGGCTAGTATTAAACAGGCCGTACTTGAAAATCAAGCGGATCTTGGCGTGATTTTTGATACAGATGTGGATCGTTCGGCAATTGTTTCTAAAGATGGACAAATGATCAATCGCAATAATCTGATCGCTGTTTTATCTGCCATTGTTTTGCAGGAGCACCCAGGAAGCACGATCGTGACGAACTCGCCAACTTCAGATCATTTGAAACACTTCATTGAAGAAAAGGGAGGAAAGCAATACCGCTATATTTCTGGTTATCGGAATGTCATCAATAAAGCAATTGAATTGAATGAAGAAGGTATTGATTGTCAATTAGCGATCGAGACAAGCTCTCACGCAGCCTTTAAAGAAAATTATTTCCTAGATGACGGTGCGTATGTCATTGCCAAAGTATTGATGCTATTACCAAAATTACAAAAAGAAAATCGGGAATTGACTGATTTAATGGCAGAACTGGAACAGCCCGTAGAGACATTGGAGATCCGTTATACGATCACTGGCGAAGACCACAAGAAGACCGGGCAAAAAATGATTGAAAGATTCCGTGCAGAGCTTCCGAAGCAGGAAGGTTTTTCGGAGAATTCAGAAAATCAAGAAGGCGTTCGTTTTTCCGTGACGACTCCCTATGGAAAAGGTTGGATGTTGCTGAGACTAAGTCTCCATGAACCATTGTTAGTGATGCAGGTGGAAAATGATCAAGCGGATCAAATCCAAAAACAATTACCACTCTTCCGCGAGCTGTTGGCACAAGAGCCGCAAATCGATTTAACGAAATTGGATCAACAATTGAATAAGTAA
- the sapR gene encoding two-component system response regulator SapR: protein MAKIMIVEDEAVIRQLIGEELTKWRFDVYQTTDFNQVFEEFEQVAPQLVLLDINLPVYDGYFWCQKIREVSKVPIIFISSRNTNMDQIMAMNMGADDYITKPFQVDILVAKINALLRRSYNYAESGEELEHNGITLNIDNSSMTISDEVVDLSKNEYRLLFILMKQHGKILSRDKLLRALWDDERFVDDNTLTVNINRLRRKIEQAGIEDYIQTKVGQGYIVP from the coding sequence ATGGCAAAAATCATGATCGTGGAAGATGAAGCGGTAATTCGGCAACTGATCGGGGAAGAACTAACGAAATGGCGATTTGATGTTTATCAAACAACGGACTTTAATCAAGTCTTTGAAGAATTTGAACAAGTGGCTCCGCAGCTTGTTTTATTAGATATCAATCTTCCAGTCTATGACGGCTATTTTTGGTGTCAAAAAATTCGTGAAGTTTCTAAGGTACCGATCATTTTTATTTCTTCGCGAAATACGAACATGGATCAAATCATGGCAATGAATATGGGGGCCGATGATTACATTACGAAGCCGTTTCAAGTAGATATACTAGTTGCAAAAATCAATGCCTTGCTGCGCCGTTCGTACAATTACGCTGAAAGCGGCGAAGAATTGGAACACAACGGGATTACGTTAAATATTGACAATAGCAGCATGACGATCAGCGATGAAGTGGTGGATCTCAGCAAAAATGAGTACCGATTGTTGTTTATTTTAATGAAGCAGCACGGAAAGATTTTGAGCCGTGATAAATTGCTGCGTGCATTGTGGGACGACGAGCGTTTCGTGGATGACAATACATTGACAGTGAATATCAATCGGCTGCGTCGGAAGATCGAACAAGCTGGGATCGAAGATTATATTCAAACAAAAGTCGGACAAGGATATATTGTCCCATAA
- a CDS encoding toxic anion resistance protein, translating into MEPENNPQTKPVDSTLDDLLSNPFGTDSLTPVQQQEISHLQSQEQADRLVDKLPEERQAQARELAKKIDVNDSQAVISYGSTAQTKLSEFSQSMLNTVSSQDIGPIGDSLNQLMYRLNEANPDELRVGEGNIFQKMFGKVKQSIYEITTKYQKIGAQIDKIATKLNVEKDGLLRDNQMLETLYNKNKDYFDALNIYIAAAELKIEELKLTTIPEATEKAQASGDQMEVQIVNDYTQFLDRLDKRTYDLKLARQITIQQAPQIRLIQNTNQALAEKIQASINTAIPLWKNQVAIALTLLRQKDASTAQRQVSETTNDLLKKNSEMLKISTIETAKENERGIVDLDTLQQTQNDLVETLEETLRIQKEGRERRQAAEIEIGHMENDLKQKLMELNSGQ; encoded by the coding sequence GTGGAACCAGAAAACAACCCGCAGACTAAACCAGTCGACAGTACTTTAGACGATTTACTAAGCAATCCTTTCGGGACCGATTCATTAACTCCCGTCCAGCAACAAGAAATTTCTCACTTACAGTCGCAAGAACAAGCAGATCGCTTAGTGGATAAGCTTCCCGAAGAACGCCAAGCACAGGCGCGGGAACTAGCAAAGAAAATCGACGTGAATGATTCGCAGGCTGTGATCAGCTACGGCTCAACAGCACAAACAAAATTAAGTGAATTTTCTCAGTCCATGCTAAATACCGTCTCTTCTCAAGACATTGGACCGATCGGAGATTCGTTGAATCAGTTGATGTATCGTTTAAATGAAGCCAACCCCGATGAACTACGTGTCGGTGAAGGAAATATTTTTCAAAAAATGTTTGGTAAAGTAAAACAATCCATTTATGAAATCACGACAAAATATCAAAAAATCGGTGCTCAAATCGACAAAATCGCCACAAAATTAAACGTCGAAAAAGATGGCTTATTACGCGACAATCAAATGCTGGAAACACTTTACAATAAAAATAAGGATTACTTTGATGCCTTAAATATTTATATTGCCGCAGCAGAATTGAAAATAGAAGAGCTGAAGCTCACAACGATTCCTGAAGCAACAGAAAAGGCACAGGCTTCCGGTGATCAGATGGAAGTTCAGATCGTTAATGATTATACACAATTCTTAGATCGTTTAGACAAACGAACCTACGACTTGAAACTGGCTCGTCAAATCACGATTCAGCAAGCACCGCAGATTCGTTTGATCCAAAATACCAATCAAGCACTAGCTGAAAAAATCCAGGCTTCCATCAATACAGCGATTCCTTTATGGAAAAACCAAGTGGCGATCGCATTGACACTCTTACGCCAAAAGGATGCTTCTACAGCACAGCGCCAAGTTTCAGAAACAACCAATGATTTGCTGAAGAAAAATTCAGAGATGTTGAAGATCTCTACTATTGAAACCGCTAAAGAAAATGAACGCGGCATCGTTGATCTAGATACGTTACAGCAAACACAAAATGATCTCGTTGAGACATTAGAAGAAACATTGCGTATCCAAAAAGAAGGTCGAGAACGTCGCCAAGCAGCGGAGATCGAGATCGGTCACATGGAAAACGACTTAAAACAAAAATTGATGGAACTAAATTCCGGTCAATAA
- the sapS gene encoding two-component system sensor histidine kinase SapS encodes MTFIKYLKDRILILAGWVVLSLLLGFMVWLTPDLHNFWDNLSYLLVLQLFIVFLFFTIDYHRRKKWYKTFDKEEDSHLQHFVESASTEEELLIQEYVNQQVREHHSMMEQLLDSQKDQKDYMDSWIHEIKVPLAAVDLILNSIEFDIPDEKFVLLQNEIQQIDEYVEQILYYSRSDEFVNDYLIQEYSLKKIIQPIIRSQANYFIQKNLQLTLAEADARVLTDSKWIEFIFRQLLSNAIKYTPDHGKIDITIEKKNNGVALILQDNGIGIPSEDLGRIFDKGFTGENGRKAQQHSTGLGLYLAKRLAGKIGVDLSAKSTMNEGTTMTLFFPQLDYYHEER; translated from the coding sequence ATGACATTTATTAAGTATCTAAAAGACCGAATACTTATTTTAGCAGGATGGGTTGTACTGAGTTTACTATTGGGGTTTATGGTGTGGCTGACACCCGATCTGCATAATTTCTGGGACAACCTCAGTTATTTGCTGGTCTTGCAATTATTTATTGTTTTTCTATTTTTTACGATTGATTACCATCGGAGAAAAAAATGGTACAAGACATTTGATAAAGAGGAAGATTCCCACCTTCAGCATTTTGTAGAATCCGCGAGCACAGAAGAGGAGCTGCTGATTCAAGAATACGTGAACCAGCAAGTCCGAGAGCATCATTCGATGATGGAGCAACTGTTGGATAGTCAAAAAGATCAAAAAGATTATATGGATTCTTGGATTCATGAGATCAAGGTACCGTTAGCGGCAGTTGATTTGATTTTGAATTCGATTGAATTTGATATTCCAGATGAAAAATTCGTTCTATTGCAAAATGAGATCCAGCAGATCGATGAATATGTTGAACAAATTTTGTATTATTCGCGCTCCGATGAATTTGTGAATGATTACCTCATTCAAGAATACTCATTGAAAAAAATTATCCAGCCGATCATTCGCAGCCAAGCAAATTATTTTATTCAGAAAAATTTACAATTGACTTTAGCAGAGGCGGATGCGCGCGTATTGACGGATTCTAAATGGATCGAATTCATTTTTCGCCAACTATTAAGCAATGCAATCAAGTACACGCCCGATCATGGTAAGATCGATATCACGATCGAAAAGAAGAACAATGGGGTGGCCTTGATCTTGCAAGATAATGGAATCGGTATTCCCTCAGAAGATCTCGGTCGGATTTTTGATAAGGGATTTACTGGTGAGAACGGACGGAAGGCGCAGCAGCATTCTACTGGCTTGGGCTTGTATCTTGCGAAGCGATTAGCAGGCAAGATCGGTGTGGACTTATCGGCAAAATCAACGATGAACGAAGGAACGACGATGACACTCTTTTTCCCTCAATTAGATTATTATCATGAAGAACGTTAA
- a CDS encoding fluoride efflux transporter FluC, with translation MIEMLLVGSGAAIGAMLRFALNNYFEPQTKRLPRATFFINLSGSLLLGIFFGVHLSDPVYLFLGTGIMGGYTTFSTYNFELFVLWKHDRPMFYRYLFGSYGLGLLLSFVGIVIGSKI, from the coding sequence ATGATCGAGATGTTATTGGTTGGCAGCGGGGCAGCGATTGGCGCGATGCTGCGTTTTGCTCTGAACAATTACTTTGAGCCTCAGACCAAGCGGCTGCCGAGGGCGACTTTTTTTATCAATTTATCAGGAAGCTTGCTATTAGGTATTTTTTTTGGTGTGCACTTGTCTGATCCCGTCTATTTATTTTTAGGAACAGGGATCATGGGAGGCTATACGACATTTTCTACTTATAATTTTGAATTGTTTGTCTTATGGAAACATGATCGCCCCATGTTTTATCGCTATTTATTCGGTTCTTATGGCCTAGGATTACTATTGAGCTTTGTCGGTATCGTGATCGGCTCAAAAATTTAG
- a CDS encoding 5-bromo-4-chloroindolyl phosphate hydrolysis family protein, with protein MRRKLFPIIIAAIGILSFFEGDFGDYLIFLMLVVGFWLIYRGFKGRKIRPQKEELPFLTKEKEAYYKKLGMSEREIELFRETMNLSKQQVLRLQQNIQKNAKLKAIDLRHDTLKAAKALFKELVKDPKRLPEASQFLYTHLPNIVDLTDNYVEINGHEVKSKEVYGKLEESAQIIDQMADLIVKDYQQFVSDDLEDMDVEISIAKKNLEHDPDLSTK; from the coding sequence ATGCGAAGGAAACTATTCCCTATCATCATCGCAGCCATCGGTATTCTCTCCTTTTTTGAAGGAGATTTCGGCGACTATCTGATCTTTTTGATGTTGGTCGTTGGGTTTTGGCTGATTTATCGTGGATTTAAAGGGAGAAAAATCCGTCCACAAAAAGAAGAATTGCCATTTCTTACAAAAGAAAAGGAAGCTTACTATAAAAAATTGGGTATGAGTGAACGTGAAATCGAATTGTTCCGTGAAACGATGAATCTTTCCAAACAGCAAGTGTTGCGTCTGCAACAAAACATTCAAAAAAATGCCAAGTTAAAAGCGATCGATTTGCGTCACGATACGTTAAAGGCAGCGAAAGCTCTATTCAAGGAATTGGTAAAAGATCCGAAGCGTTTACCAGAAGCAAGTCAATTTCTATATACGCATTTACCGAATATCGTTGATTTGACAGATAATTATGTTGAAATCAACGGTCACGAGGTCAAGTCAAAAGAAGTTTATGGTAAACTGGAAGAAAGCGCACAGATCATTGATCAAATGGCAGATTTGATCGTAAAAGATTATCAACAATTTGTGTCTGACGATTTGGAAGACATGGATGTTGAGATTTCGATTGCGAAAAAAAATCTTGAACACGATCCTGATTTGTCCACAAAATAA
- a CDS encoding HAD family hydrolase, translating into MTGIIFDFNGTMFMDSDLHEAAWLQLIQKYSDSKVTEEDILKNLHGKTNDVVLRNFISKNLTDEEIQRLSDEKEAYYRETVLNSSDHKEFTKGLKEVLDYLKKKNSPMTIASASPKINMDFYFDYLDLGIWFDYEKIVYHDGSFPGKPAPDIFLIAAKKISVAPENCLVIEDSYSGLQAAHSAGIGTIVAIDPDGKNRGIFESEGLASDGVIEDFTTFILTYLA; encoded by the coding sequence ATGACAGGGATCATTTTTGATTTTAACGGAACAATGTTTATGGATTCTGATCTTCATGAAGCGGCATGGCTGCAGTTGATTCAAAAATATTCAGACAGCAAAGTGACCGAGGAAGACATTTTAAAAAATCTGCATGGTAAAACCAATGATGTCGTCCTTCGCAATTTTATCTCAAAAAATTTAACAGATGAAGAAATCCAACGATTATCGGATGAAAAAGAGGCGTACTATCGAGAAACCGTTCTAAACAGCTCTGATCATAAAGAATTTACAAAAGGGCTGAAAGAAGTCTTGGACTATTTGAAGAAAAAGAATAGTCCAATGACCATTGCTTCTGCCTCACCGAAAATCAATATGGACTTCTATTTTGACTATTTAGACCTAGGCATCTGGTTCGATTACGAAAAGATAGTTTACCATGATGGCAGCTTTCCTGGTAAACCTGCTCCAGATATATTCTTGATCGCCGCGAAAAAAATCAGCGTCGCTCCTGAAAATTGCTTAGTCATCGAAGACTCCTATTCAGGGTTACAAGCCGCTCATAGTGCGGGGATAGGAACAATTGTTGCCATTGACCCCGATGGGAAAAATCGCGGGATCTTCGAATCGGAAGGCTTAGCCTCCGATGGGGTGATCGAGGATTTCACTACATTTATTCTAACCTATCTAGCTTAG